GCTGGCCTAAATAATTCATACAGCCATGTGGATTCCCGGGTTTCTGCAAGTGGGTCTATGATGGACCAAAACAATGCTGTTAGTAGTAACACAAATGATGTTTCTTTGTTCAGCCATTTAAATGGCGAGGCTCCTTTTGCTGTTAGGCACTCTGAGGGCGACAAATCATCGTCTGACACAGATTTGAGGTCCAATGACAACTTCCTCTTCCTGCAGTCAAAGCCACAGAACGGTTTCagtcaaaataattttgaatcctTGGAGGATATAATGAGTCCCGTTTTCAAACTGGTATGACAAGAGAACTTCCTGTCTttgttatttacattttttatgctttctttTTCCTCGTTCTTGTCATAGTTAGCATTCGTATTGAAATATGAGATTCTGTAAAGTGTGGTAAACAACAGAGTTAGCCTCTGCAGATTAGTTtcctttttaaattctttaagaTGACTGTTCCCTTGATGCAGGAGCAAAATAATGAGACTGCATTCATGGATGGGGGATTCGGATTTGATGTTGCATACCCCCTTGGATCGTGCATGTGATACAGTTGGTGCTGATTCTCGGATAAAAGATGTGAAAAAGGCATAAAGCAATAATCCTTTTCATAGGAGTCTCTATCATTATCTTAGTTTATTCTCTGTTGCTCCATTTTATTTCTGCTTGAAATTGATGACAGCATTCTCCTTTTTCAGATTTCTCTCTTTATGAAATGGTACCTTTAGAAAATTTGCAGTCCCTCAGTTTTCCattgtttttgtttcatatatatatattataaagttacAATCCTTTATGTAAGAATAAAACGAATCAAACTATTATTTAAGTGTTAAAAAGCATGAAAATATTACACATGGAGCAAAGAGAAACAAGCTTCATATACAGAAATTCTGACTTGTTATATAATCAGCATTCTCTGATGAATATGCCTTATCAAATATTGGCAAAGATAACAGAACTTGGAATTTTTCAACAATGTTGCCAAATGAAGGTTAATGATTGCTGAGGCACCAATCCTTTGTCAACCAGCTAATAGATAATGATGTTAAAATACGTTTTTTTAAGCATCAGAACAGTTAATCAAGCTCAACAAGCTGTGCTCTTCTTTCAGCAGCTTTCTTTCTTATAAATATTCCCCACCTTAAAGCAGCTTTTAACTTAAGCCACCCCACAACCGCTTTCCCCGATCCTTTGCCACGTTCTGGCACATAAGGATAAGGGTGGTCCATTTGATGATCATATGGGATGGTGTATGCATAAGAAGATTCATCTGGATGACCAAAACCAGCTCCCATACCAACACCTACACCGAATGTTTTCAGCAGTCTTTGCATGTCATCAGTCTCTAACATTTCTGAACTCCTAAGTCGGATTTCCTCAGCAAAGAAATCTTCAAATCCATGCCCGGTCCTCGGCCGAGACCAATCTCCTGCAAAACCTGATACCCCAGCTGTCGAGTTTCCTCCGATTGGCATGTAACTTATGGTGGTGGTACTAGGTAATAATGCTTTCTGATTATTCATTGTCATTGCTGCATTCTGATCAGACCTTCCAAAGGGAAATTCAATCAACTGATGGACTGTTTGGTGGGTATTATTATTATGGCATTGTGGACTTGGCTCTGAGGTGATATACTGCTGTCTACTCTTTTGAGCAGTTGTGGCATAGTAATCTGCATCGTAGTTGTTATCGTTTACCGGTGCAGCTGACGGATTTGCTACCTTTGTACTTCTAAGGGTATTGAGAACCTTGTCGTCATATTCAATAACTTGATGCCAATTTTCATATGCTCTCTTCACCAGGGAATCAACAAAAAGCTGTACGCAAAATTTCATGTCAATTAGTCATATTGTTCTTGGTAGGGGCAGTTTGTGTTCCGGTTTTCGTTTCTGTGGAGCATTGCAAATATAAGAAAAAGCCGAACCTTTTGATTGTGGTTAAGTGATTCCAAAGATAGGAACTGGCCATCAGCAATAAGACCTCTGAGTTCATAAATGTGATTAAAAACAACACCAGTGTTATGTGTTTGATCAGGGTAATAAACATAAAGCTTTCCTCCCAAGATGCAAGTCTTAGCATGCTCCACTGTGTTCTCCCACATTCTATTTGACATCCCACTTCCCAAGATCTATATATCAAGAAATCAAAGAATGCAGGGGTAAAAAACGAGGCTATACGAGCAGAAAACAGAGATCTGTTGGAAAGGAAATGGCTTACGTTTCTTAGTTTTTGTGAATCCCGAACAAGAAGTCGAAGAAAATCTTCAACCGTCACAATTTCAGCTTTCAACAACTTCTTATGTAATGCTCCATCTTTGGCTATTCTGTCCAATCTCCACACTTCATCATGCAATGCAGGTGGATAATGTTTCTTGTACACTGCAAGTAAACAATGAAAAAGCTTTAAGGGGGAAATGATGGATATATATTAAGAGCAGAGCATTAAGGTAATTTGTAGTGGAAAAACTCACATTCTCCCCTATGATCTTTAACAGCAAAAGCTTCGGTTTTAGCTTCACGAACACGAATCCCTTCGCCATACCCGGGAGCAACCTTCAAACCAAGTCTGAATTTTCTACTCCGGATCCAACTTGAATTATCAGTGAATGTAAGATCTCCTAGAGTTCCAACACCTTCCTTGAGTGTTACTTGTAGTTCTCCGGTTAAAAGCGGTCGTTTCCCTTCGCGTTCTTTAACTTCATTGCTCTCAAACTGTTCTTTAGTCCAATCTTCATCAGCTTCTTCGTTAAAGTCACCTTCAAGGACCACAACATTGAGTTTGAGAGCTGATTCTGGTCCAGTTTGCACCACAGTGCCTGAGATCATATCGAGTAAGACGACATGGATGGCGGCCCCTTGCTCACCCTCAACTTTCCCTCCTGTGAATAGGTGAGGCGGCATTCTTGTTCTGAAATGAAGCTGTAGGTTTCTTCCATCTGCACTTTGTATTCTTGGTGGTGAATTCCTATTATGATTAGGAAAgcaatttcattattaacaATACGACAAAACCCTTTTCTTGTGGTTTAAGGTACATTTCTAGGTGATTGAGTGAGTGTTAGATACGAGCATGTCTTATAAAGATAATACTTAATGTTTTTTAAAGCATTTCCTTATATTTGAAAGATCATACTTCTCCATTCTTAATATGTACCAAACACAAATATTTCCAGGAAAAAATGAGAAGTATCACCCCGTTTTATGAACATCATGAATATGGTGACAGAGAACCAAAGagaaaattcaagttttaatgTCCAAATATTGGGTGTAACTGTAGAAGCAAACCTGGCAGTCAATGTAGCATTCCCTATTCTTGTCAATGCCCGTTCCACTTCCTCACTGACCTGTAATTCATTCAAAATGTAGAATCAGTACAAGCTCACTCATGGTAGAACACTTATGAAAGCAAAAGATTATGTTTATCATCAAGATTCTAGCCAATGTCTACGATATTCAGATTCGGGCATGAGCATTGGATAAAGTACGTGttcaaaacatattttaaagaattatacCTTGGTAAACATATCTAAATACGTATCAAACACAAATGCTGAACactaatactttaaaaaataaaataaaagccatAGCTTTAACTGTTCACGGTTGCTCAAACCTAGCTTCCATTAGCCcagtttttggactaaattttcataaatgaaACAAGAGATAATAAATGCTATAGTAAAAATAGATCATACTCGCAATGTTCTCGAATTGTTACTCCTTTAGTCAGTGTCGGATacgagtatatatatatatttttctttgtaagAGTGACACTCGATATTGATGTACGAATATGTCTTGGATACATATACTTCAGGAAAAATGAAAAGTCGAACTCACAATTCTGCGTAACATAGGCTCCAAAGATGAGCAAAGTCTTTGCATACTATCCACCTTCAGAGCTTCCACTATTACACtgcatatacatgtatgtataaTAATATCAACATGAATGAACTTTGCAGAAATTTCGACATTCAATACTTGCATATGTATTCGTATAAACCATGTTAAACAAactcatcaaatttaacaaaacttgttCATTTACATCATCTTGAACTGTGATAGTCAAGAAATCTATAAAAACTCCTACATGGACTAGAATAAACACATTGCCTACACAAGTCACTGGTTTTATAACTTAAATGtccatatatacatacatatgcCATTCATGACATAACCATCTCCATAGCTTTCGAATAGTTGAAATCTCCTTGAATGAAAAGGTCAAGCTTTTTGTTATATTTCCATTAAAGCAATCAGCTGATATGCATATATAGTCAACGAGAACAGTTGAAGAAACTCATGCATATCAATCAGATTAGATCTCTTAAACAGCTATCATATCACCCAATTCACCAAACAAATACaaaccaaattaaatcaaaacttaGTATCTAAgtaaggaaaaaagaaagataaaaaagcaCCCATCAAGCTGAGCAAAGTAAGTACCTTGCCAAAGCTGGTAACTTTGGTTTCTTCGTTTCTGTAATATAGGTTGCATCTTCAATACCTTCTTCATGCCCTCTCTTGTTCCTTGAGTTTTCCATTTagataacaagaaaataaaagaaaaataataagaaccCAAGATATCCCAAAGAAGATTCAAAGAAGAAACTTTTAGAACAAAACTTTGAGTTCCCTAAACCAAGGTCCAAAGCTTAGactcattttattttagttgtttttagaaaatgaaGTTAATGTTATTATAGATCTAGGTGTAAAATTAACAAAGGgctaaaatatatgtttattggTAGATCtagatttataatattatattttactttctGTCTAgtgataaatattataatgttgataattttttttaaaatttatatataattgaagaagaaaacacaGCTGTGTTTTGAGACTAGACTGGGTGCATGAACGTTGAAAGTATTGAAACCGCGTTTTTTTAGGCATCTCATCTCACTTCATGTCTTTTTAACTCAAATGCTACGCATGTGCGCTTTTCTGTTTAAAAACACTCTTTGTTTGTGTTTGGCTCTTGAGGAAAGTCAATGCTTGATCCATGTATGCATCATACcattattggttttttttatgttagaatcatattttatcaatttggtacttaataaggtttaaaaaaaagttaaataatttttttaaataaaaatataaactaaaatattcaACTTTTAACATGTTAACTTGGCAACTCGTCGACTTACACTTTATGTTGATATGATACTATTTGCAATTTAGTATATATAGGCTGTCATGTGGGttttcatgtttaaaatttaaccgtTTAGTTAACATTTCCATTAAAAcgaattaattcaattattttcaaaaattaatgattaaatttgactcttttaaaattgaaggctagatttaattgataaaatataagcattaagagctaaatttgatgttttaccTTTTGTTTGTTTGGATACTCGgaagaaggaaaaaaggaaaaagaaaatgatggaTGTTTTGACAAAATTCATAGTCCATTTTTGTTCTGATATGTAGAAACACactattaaaagtaaaattaaaactttattcttgtattttaaatacaatactaactttacataaatataaacttaatattaacttgataaaggaaaaaacaaaagcTTTTTCTTTCTGCCGGTCCATGCCATTTAGAAGTGGGGGAACATGCAttgtatttaaatataagtggatCTTAACTATTTTAGGATTCAGATGTGAGAGTTAATTGCCATATTAAAACAActtggtaaaagtatcataaaaGCTTTATATTAAGAGTTAGATTACAATTTGCTCCATCTATTAAAGAAATGGTCAAATTAGTCCCTgcacattagattaaagagcagatgaattcttttgttaaaaatatcaCTTGAAATTGCGTATAAAGAGACCACCATACCTACCTGTTCGAGAACAGCTTTTTCTAACGATTGGAATCGACGTGTGGCAGGAGGAGATTAAGAAGCAAAGGCAAAAACCTATTTCTACAGTTAAAAATTGGTTATTGTAGATCAGCATAAAGCACACATAACCCATCACACATAACTGTCTGGTTATTCTGGTAATCATGCCAGATTTTAActatagaaatagatgaaatttttagcaaaatagattaatttgctctttgatttcacataaaagaactaaattgtctattttttgaataaaagagcAAAATACAATACGATCTTAATACAAAGAtctctatgatacttttaccaagTTTGGATTTCTAAGAATCTATTTAAAACATAGCAATTTAACCCGGATTTTGATTACCCCTATCTAACATTGACCTAACATGTGTCAGACACAAGcgtcaaattcaaataattcaagaaaattgtttaaagtgaagaaattgcagACAATAGTATGAAAAATTAGAGGTGAAAATTGTTTACATACTTGTAAGGAATTTTAAGGCAACTATAAATGGGGCCATTTGCCCTAACAACACTGCTCAAGGCACAAGCAACTTAGCTTGCCATCTtcaataaatatcaaattctaGAGACTATGATAATTCATATGAAATGTGTAGAAAGTTATTCACCTTCCCAACCCATTTGTCGAGCTCTTTGTTCCCATATCGTGGTAACTTTCCTCTCCTTGATTAGCAACGCCTCAGCCCGTTCTCTGGCTCCCTCGCAGGTTTCTATGGCTGCAATACACTTTTCTGCCTCCCTTTGATATTGGGAAGCCACCCTTTTGGCTTCACCAAAGGTGATGTTCATATGGCGAGTGTGCTCTTCGGCGACAGCTTCTTGCAACTTCAACTCTTCGGTTAAAAGGTCCACAAATTGCTTCTCCATCTCTTTCTTGAGATCGGGGTCGTTGCTTCCACAATCTGTGTGTCGCCGTTAATCATATTATGTGTGTACGATAAACAAAAATGACGAGTATAAAGCAATAAGTTATAATATCAACTGATTCGAGTTGCAGGAATAAATCTAACCTGTGACTGAGAGATTGGCCAACCCTGCCAAAAGAACCAAAAAAAGCAGAAAAACATGTGAGCTATTCACATAGGTAACCAAAAGTTTCGAGTACCAGATACATGAAAACATGTTACAAAACTTTACAAGCACCATCATGATGACTAGCAGGAacccacacacacacacacacacaaaaggAAACCAACAGCACAAAGGACCAGCAGATTCTGCTCACAAGTACAAAAATGGAAGTTCATGTAATGTATAAAAATTCGATATTTTTCACTCAGTGCTTGTTTTTTTGTATCAATGTGGTTTGTGAAGAATACAACCAGCACAAATGCAAGTACTGTTTCATGATCAACACCAGATTTATTCATATTCTGGACACTTGGACAGTTACTTAACTAAAAGCAAGATCAATGGTGCAATGGCACCGAAAATAATCAATGAAATTACTGAATTATAATCGTTTCCATCATTCACAGAACATTCATGTATTTCATTATTGAGTATCAATAAACTCATCTTCACAAGCTCAACAACACAGCAAGACAAAGTTTAACATGCCGGGATATATCAATAGCGGTTTCCTTTGAAGGACAAATCCAAGAAGGTTGTTGTTTATATCCACTTTCCTAAAATGAAAAGACCGAAAACACtagaaaaaaaggaaacaattgttTCTTCAGGGCTATGAATAAGGTTTGTGTACAGTATAGAGAAGTTGGGTTCTTTAATTAGTAGACAATGACAAAATCAAAACGAGTTGTTCTTAAATTCCTTGACTCGATATATGATT
The Gossypium raimondii isolate GPD5lz chromosome 8, ASM2569854v1, whole genome shotgun sequence DNA segment above includes these coding regions:
- the LOC105793001 gene encoding calmodulin-binding protein 60 E; the protein is MENSRNKRGHEEGIEDATYITETKKPKLPALASVIVEALKVDSMQRLCSSLEPMLRRIVSEEVERALTRIGNATLTARNSPPRIQSADGRNLQLHFRTRMPPHLFTGGKVEGEQGAAIHVVLLDMISGTVVQTGPESALKLNVVVLEGDFNEEADEDWTKEQFESNEVKEREGKRPLLTGELQVTLKEGVGTLGDLTFTDNSSWIRSRKFRLGLKVAPGYGEGIRVREAKTEAFAVKDHRGELYKKHYPPALHDEVWRLDRIAKDGALHKKLLKAEIVTVEDFLRLLVRDSQKLRNILGSGMSNRMWENTVEHAKTCILGGKLYVYYPDQTHNTGVVFNHIYELRGLIADGQFLSLESLNHNQKLFVDSLVKRAYENWHQVIEYDDKVLNTLRSTKVANPSAAPVNDNNYDADYYATTAQKSRQQYITSEPSPQCHNNNTHQTVHQLIEFPFGRSDQNAAMTMNNQKALLPSTTTISYMPIGGNSTAGVSGFAGDWSRPRTGHGFEDFFAEEIRLRSSEMLETDDMQRLLKTFGVGVGMGAGFGHPDESSYAYTIPYDHQMDHPYPYVPERGKGSGKAVVGWLKLKAALRWGIFIRKKAAERRAQLVELD
- the LOC105793002 gene encoding uncharacterized protein LOC105793002, encoding MSRRSSGTWLRLCLVIFAVVSALAVCGPALYWRFKKTLRFVDSKSSCPPCICDCPPPLSLLKIAPGLANLSVTDCGSNDPDLKKEMEKQFVDLLTEELKLQEAVAEEHTRHMNITFGEAKRVASQYQREAEKCIAAIETCEGARERAEALLIKERKVTTIWEQRARQMGWEGE